The genomic region CGGTTTTTTGGAGGGCGGCATTTGATAGTGTTTATAACAGCATATTCATCGCCTGAAAGTCCCATGTACTCGATCATGCCGTCAAGGTTCTTGCCTGCCCTTCCGCAGAATGGGACACCGGTTTCATCTTCATTCTTTCCGGGTGCCTCACCAACAAAAACAACACTCGGAGTTCTGGAACCTTTACTGATTACCTTGTTGGTTACAGTTTCATGAAGCTGACAGTCTTTGCATTCAAGTATTTCTTTTTCAACAGCCTCAAATCCCTGTTCCACAAGTTTACTTACTGACCTGACTGCCATATAATCACTGTTCCGACCTTAGTTTTCAATCTTTTATGTTTTTTGCAGTTTTTCTGCCTGCAATGCTTCCATGAAGCGTATCTGCTCTGAAATAAACGTATTGTATGGTGCATCAATTCCGAGTTTCTTTGCCCTTGAGACTATTGCACCGTTGAGGAAATCAATCTCGGTCTTCCTGCCGGAAGTGATATCCTGATACATGGATGAATGGTGCTCTGCAGTATTCGGGAGCTGGAAATCATGGAGGAAAGCAAGATATTCTTCTGCTGTTTTCCATGGAAGAACAACACCTTCGGCTTCAGTGACCTTGAAAGCCTCATGAACAATGTTTTCGATAATAGTCCATGCGTGTGAGTTTTCAAGCTTACCGTATGGAACTCCCATGACCGCACCAAGGGGATTGAGGGCTGAATTGTACAGGACTTTTGACCAGACAGAACTCATGATATTCTCTGAACCGCTAACCTGAATGCCTGCACTCTTTACCAGTTCTACTAGCCGAATTACACTTTCATCGAGTCCTGAAGGAAATCTTCCTAGATTCATTGGTCCGGTTTCCACAGACACATGTATCTGTGCATCTCCTGCCCATTCAAAACCGGTGATTATGGTGCCTCCGATTACCTTATCGGTGTATCTGGCAATAATCTCCTCGTTGCCAATACCATTCTGCATGCTGATAACTTCCCTGCCTTTAATGACATCTGCAAACTGCTCACAGATAGATTCAGTTGCAGTGGACTTCGAGGAAATGAAAATATAATCGTAATCATCTTCACGGGCATCTTCTGAACAGCTGAATTTACAGGTAGTTTCACCCCAGATGCCTGTCATCTTAAAACCGTCGGAGTTTATTTTGTCAGCATGTCTCTGGCGGCATACTGCATGTACATCACAAACAGAAGATAATTTTGCAGCAAGGGTAAGACCCACTGCTCCTGCACCTAATATCAGGACTTTCATAGAGCACCTCTTTTTTGCCTTAGATGTTTTTTTCCGTTAAAAGAATAACTCTTGGAGAGGAACCAATTAAGAGAAGCTCTTAATTAGCAAAAGATACATCTTGCATAAAGTAGCCTGAGGGCTGCAAATCAATAATCATAATTCACAAAAAGCAGTTATAGCTGCTTTATTTTCCCAATCGCAATCATACAGAGGAATGGAAATCTATGGAAGCAAAGAAAAGAGATGAATGCTGTCCGGCAGATAAACCGGAAGGTGCAGGAATAGCAATCGACTTTAAGTTCAGGCTGGAGTGTGCACTTAAGACAAGTGCCGATGCGACTCAGGTTGCAGAAGTTGTTGATGCATATATCCATGAAGCTAATCACAGTATTCTTACCAAGGGTGCACCGGAAGGACAGGGTGCAAAAGTCACAGGATGGAAAGTAGAGGGAGACAGGATTAAACTCATTATTGAATCCGGCAGACATGTACGTGTCCACGATGCACTGCTCCGTATGAGAAAACCTCTTGCAGGAAAACTTGGAAAAGAGTTCAAGATTGGTATCCGTGGAGTTGAGGTAGAGTCATTCACAATTGAAGTTCCTTCTGAAAAAGAACTACCTCCAATGAAGATTCCTTATGTTACTGAAATGACATATACAGATGGAATTATCAAGTTAGTTCTTGATGTTGATGAATCTGCGATGTCTAACCGTGTGCCAGACAGGATCCTCTCCCTCATGGAAGACAAGATAGAGCAGCAGTCCTACGGTGGAAAGACAGAACACTGGAATATCCTCTGGCAGAGCGAGAAAAAAGACCACAAATTCAACGAAGACCCGACCAAGGCAATGATGGAAGCCGGATGGCTTAAAAGAGGTGCCAGCAGGGGACAGTGGATACATGGTCCGCAGTCTACAAGGATGTTCAGGACTTTTGAGAGAATAGTTCTTGAGGAACTTCTCGAGCCCCTTGGCTACAGGGAAATGATCTTCCCGAAACTTGTACCATGGGAAGTCTGGCAGAAATCAGGACATGCAAAAGGTGTCTATCCTGAGATTTACTATGTCTGTCCTCCAAAGACAAGGGATCCTGAGTTCTGGGAAGAGGTTATTGATCATTACAAGGTAACCCTTGAAGTTCCAACTTCACTTATCAAGGAGAAGATTGGAGACCCTATCGGCGGAATGTGCTATGCCCAGTGTCCTCCTTTCTGGACATACCTGCAGGGTGAGACTGTACCAACCGACGAGTTCCCGATAAAGGTTTTCGACAGGTCAGGAACCTCACACAGGTATGAGAGTGGCGGAATCCATGGTATGGAACGTGTTGATGAGTTCCACAGAATCGAGATTCTCTGGGTAGGAAACAAGGAACAGGTTATCAAGACTGCAAATGAACTCCATGAAAAGTACATGTACATTTTCAACGAGATCCTTGATCTTGAATGGAGAAAGGCATGGGTGACTCCATGGTTTATGGCACAGGAAGGACTTACCGGTGTTTCCGAGCAGACTGAAGCAGGTACAACAGATTATGAAGCTGTACTTCCTTACCGTGGTGAGGATGCTGAATGGCTGGAATTCCAGAATGTCAGCGTCAACGGAAACAAATATCCGTCAGGATTTAATGTCAAGTGCCAGTCCGGTGAGGAACTCTGGTCCGGATGTTCCGGTGTGGGACTTGAAAGGTGGGCTTCCGCTTTCTTTGCACAGAAAGGAATTGACCCTGAAAACTGGCCTGAGGAATTCAGGAAAAGAGCAGGAGAGATACCAAGAGGAATTAAATTCCTCTAATCTTTACTCCTTTGGTTTTTATTTAAATTGAAGTTCTGGTGGAGAAATCCATCAGAGCGACTTATTTTCAAAATCAAAAAAGACGTTTCACTTAATTTAGAGTTATATTTGTGATCTGGTTCTTTGTATCAGGTCAATAAATTCCCTGGTTTCTTTTTCCACATCATCACTGCAAACAATTGCAGAAATAGCAACCAGACTGTCAGCTCCACCAATAATCACGCTTTCACTGTTCTTTTTATTGATGCCACCTATAGCTACAATAGGAATTTTTATAGCATCTTTTACAGGACGAATGCTTTCAGGACCGATTCCATCCCCTGCATCTTTTTTAGTTGAAGTATTGAAAATAGGGCTGAGTCCTACATAATCAGCACCCATTCTTTCAGCTTCAAGGGCTTCCTCAACATTATGAACAGTAAGACCGATTATTTTGTCAGGACCAAGAAGATCTCTTGCAGCGTCCATAGGCATATCGTCCTGTCCAATATGGACACCATCTGCATCAACAGCCAGAGCGACATCAACCCGGTCATTTACAAGGAAAATAGACTCGCTGCCGCAAAGTGCCTTGATCTGTTCTGCTTCAAGTATCATGTCCTTTGTACTGATGGACTTTTCACGATACTGTATAATTCTGCATCCTGCAGCAACAGCTTTTTCCACATCTGAAAGTGTACCTTTTTTTGACAGACCTGAGTCCGTCACAAGATAGAAATCAATTTCATCCAGCAATACTCTTTTGTCAGTCATCGGTTTCAGCACTCTTCAAAGTTCATCATGGACTGTGCTTTTTTATCGGAAAGATTGTAGACCTCATCATAGAGATACATCTTAAAGGTCCCAGGACCTTCAGACTTTTCAGCTGCAAGCTGTCCTGCAATTCCGAAATAGCAGAGTGCATCCTTTGCAGCTTCACAGAGGTCTGAGTTTACTCCGGCAAAAGATCCGATAATTGATGCAGCCATGCATCCTGTCCCGACAATAGAACCCATTAGTGCATGTCCGTTCTTAACAACGAATGTCCTTTCTCCATCGCTGATGATATCCTCAACACCTGTCATTACAACTACACATGACCTGGCTTTTGCAAATTCTTTTGCAACCTTTTTCGGATCAGCTTCAATGGATGTGGCTTCTACCCCTCTTGTAATTGCATTTTCACCTGCAAGTTTTGCAATCTCGGAATAGTTGCCTTTGATAATATCCACACGAACTGAATCAAGTATTTTTGCAGCCATCTCATCACGGAACTTTGTTGCACCGACTCCTACCGCATCAAGGACTACGGGCATATCCTTCTCGTTTGCAGCTTTTGCTGAAAGGAGCATTGCATCGATGAGTTCTGTTGTAAGGGTTCCGATATTCAGGACAAAAACTGTGGAAATGCCGGTCATATCTGCACATTCTTCCGGTGCATGAGCCATTATCGGAAGAGCACCGAAGGCTCTTGTGATATTTGCACAATCATAGATAGTTACCCAGTTTGTGATGTGATGTACCAGTGGTTTCGATTCCCTAATAGATTCAAGTGGATTTTTCATTGAAGTGCCCCTTTAAGTTTTTGAAATTAATATTATAATTGATACTTTATGAAATTAACACATACAACATATACGGTTATCAGTAGTTCAACTTTGATTGCCATAGAGAAGTATTTATTCATAAAATACTTTTTGTAACCACTATTTCCTGAATCCAGACTTGATACAGGCTTCTTCTAAATCCGGACTAACCGATTTGTTTATATATGGACATGCATACTATAGAGAGCCAATTTATCAGTGCATACATTATATCATAATTATTTATGACAGCTCGTTGAACAATTACAGATTACAAATATTCATTAAATTATATCATTAAATCACACTCATCTGGAGGAATTATTACTTGGCAAGGAAAGTGCAGAGAAAGTTAGACAAATGGAAGTCAAAGACATGGTACAACGTAGAAACACCGGAATTCATCAGCAGGACAAACATTGGAGTTACCCCTGCAGAAGAGCCTGAACAGCTCATAGGTCGTATCGTTGAAACCACAGTCGGCGAGATTGCTAACGATTTCACAAAGCATAACACAAAGCTCAGACTCGAGATCGACAATGTCAGCGGTGACATTGCAAACACAAGATTCCTCGGTCACGAGATTACAACAGATTACCTTCGCTCAATTGTAAAGCGTCAGACCTCAAGAATCGATGCAAACCTTGATGTTAAGACAAAGGACGGATACGTCATCAGAGTAAAGCCAATATGCTTCACTGTAAAGAGAGCAAGAACCAGCCAGATCAAAGGCATCAGAGAAGTAATGGCTAAGATCGTACTGGAACGTGCAGCAGAGCTTAACTTCGAGCAGTTTATCGAAGAAGCAATCATGGGCAAGCTTTCCGCAAACATCTACAGGAACGCAAAGTCCATCTACCCACTCAGAAGGGTGGAAATCAGGAAGACAGAAGTAAAAACTGTCCCTGCAAAAGTTTAAACATAAATCTAATTTAAAGCTAAAAACAATAGGTGGTTAAATCCACCTGTTACATACTTTTTTAATTAATTGCGCCTCGGAAGCGTAGCTTTTTAGCTTCATTTTATTCAGAAATACGTGCCTTACTTTCGTACTCGTCACGTATCAGTTTCATCATCCTTGGATTGGCATCGATAACAAAGGCACCTATGTAACCACAATACTTGCAGTGGTAAAGACCTTCAGTCCCACCTGCTTCATAATAGAGTTCCGGACTGCCACATACAGGACAAACTTCTATCAAATTTTCATCTTCATCAGATTCCTGAATATCTGCCAGTTCAATATCATTATTGTCTTCCACAATAGCATCTCCTTTAGATTCCCCACGTGACATGTACCGACAATACAATATGGAAATTCAAACGATATGAAAGTATCTGATACTGATAAGTGTGTGTTGAGATATTCATCATTTTTACAATTCATGAAAACTAAACAGATAATTCCGGTGGATACGGACAGAAAAGTGTCTGTTTTGAAAGATATTCAACATCATATTTTTCTGCCATTACCATGAACCATTGCCTTAATTCGAATATCAAAGATCCATCTGTCCTTAGCTTTTGTAATTGCTGCATGAACCAGAACTTTTCACCGGCACTTAAATGTCGTGAAAAATAACCGAATGAATGCATTAAAGCATTGATAACATGACCACTTTGAGGAGTCTCTGAGATAATCTGCGTCAAAAGTTTACTGTAATCCTCATACACTTTCTCAACCGGGAGATTATCCCTGTTAGCGATAATATTTCCCATCGCTGTCATTGTACGCTTTTCATAAGCCATGAAAAGCAGCTTGTTTGCAGTATGAAACTGCACCAGTGTATGATGTTTGCATGAAACGGATGCATCCCTGAAAGATGCCAGAACAAATACCTGCGTAAGAAAATGGTCCCTCTTCATCGGGTCTTTAAATTGTTCCTCATCTATGACAGGAATTTCCGGGTACCTATGAACTACTGTTTCTGCAAAGAATCCGTTCCCTTCATGATGAGTGTACTCTTCAGTCTCAGTATCAGGAAATACTTTAGTAGTACCAATTCCGCATGAAGGTGATTTAGATTTGAGTATGAAACCATCAAAATCATCCAGTTTTTCAAGGTAGAACCTTGAAAATGATGTCATCTTATCAGTCAAATCAATTCCTGTTGCCGGTTGTATCAGTTTCCTGTTACTGACATCAGCTTCGGTATCTTCAACTATGAGTATAGGTTCTCTGGGAATCCCAAGTCCGATATCATACTCAGGACACACATCAATAAGTTCAACAAATGGTTTCATGGCTTCTGCTAAAGGAAATGAAACTATTTGCCCATCATAGCGACAGTTATCAAAACCAAGACATCTGCTAATAACAATTATAGGGCGTGAAAAACTGCATTTGGGATGAGATTCCATATTAAGTAAAACAGTAAACTGGAAAAAAGACTTTTTGGATAAACTCAGTAATAAAAATGAAATTAAATGAAAAGGATTGAAAATCAATCCTTTCTCCTGTGAATTAATACTATTGATAGCATACAAACCATACCAACTAAAATGCTAAATCCAGGAGTACTGTTACTTTCTGTTTTTTCAACCAGTGAACCTGCTGTAGAACCTGTCTCTGCACCTTCATTCCCAACATCTGATGGTTCTTCAGGAGTAGATTGTAAAGGAGTTTCCTCAAGATCAGCAACTCCAGCATTCTGCTTATCAACTGTTTCGTCTTCAGAGGTTTCTTCCGGAGAAATAATTCTCAGAGAAGTACCAGTACTGCCACCAGATGATTTTTTACTGCTGCTTCCGGTAGAAGTTGTAACTGGGGTTACTATCTGCAAGTCAGTCTTTGCAGTATCTTTTACTGAAGTTGAGTTGATATTACCTGAAGTATCCACAGTCATGATGACTATCTCATAGACCGTATCCTGAACAAGTCCAGTTGCATTGAATGACTCAGTAGAAGTAATTCCTGAGATAGTACCGTCAATGTATACTATGCTGTGGTTGAAATCAAGATCTGCAGGATTAGTCCAGCTCCAGTTTATCCATGTATATCCAGTCTCTGATTCATTAAGACCGATTACGGACGCAGGTGCAGTACCATCAAGTGTTGTGGCAGTGTCATTGACCCAAATAGGTTTAACATTTCCAAGTACATCAACTGTTTTTATTCCTATTTCATATTTTGTTGAATCTGAAAGTCCTGTTGCATTGAAAGACTCTTCACTGGTATTGGTAAGAAAAACACCATCCAGATATACCATACTATGATTGAACATTGAATCAGAAGGATTGGTCCAGTTCCATACTATCCATTCAGTCCCAACAGCAGATTCATCCAAGCCGGAAACATCACCTATAGGTGCAAAACCTCCAAGAGGGAAATAATCTACATCTGCACCATAAACATAAGCTTCATCACAGATACCATCAGCATCAGCATCTATATGTGTCTGACTGAAGCCTGTTCCATCAGGTCTGCCCCAGTAGTTACCACCCATATATGAACCTCCGATAATGTTGACACCTGGACTTCTAGTTGTGTTCCAGATACTTACAGCACTTGCTGAGAAATGATTGTATCTGTTCATCAAATAATTGTTGTAGAAAAGATTGTTTGATATGTACATATCATTAAAAACTATTCCGTAATCAGTATTGAAGGAAATATTGTTTCCTGTAATAGTATTATAAGAAGAAGTACCGTAGTAGCTTGAATCAATATAGACACCGTATTTGTTATTTGTGATAGTATTATCAGCGAACAAGTTATAGTTTGCATTCTTTATTATTATGCCATTACCAGTAAGATATCCACTGATAGTATTCTTCTCTATGGTTAAGTTGCGTCCTTCATAGGAATAAATACCATAAGAACCTCCGAGAAGTGTCCCATTGATATTAAAGCCTGTGATAGTCACATTACGTGCATAATTTGCATCGAAACCAGCTACCATCGTATCAACTTGATTAGCTGATTCTGACATTATTATGACATCTGTCTTATATTGAAGATCGACGATTTCCGAATAAATACCGGGTTTAACAAGAATGGTATCACCAGATGATACGGCTGTTACCGCAGAACTGATTGATGTGTATGTTTCACCTGGGCCAACCGTTAGTGTCGCTGCAGAAGCGGAGCTTACGAATACTGCCATGAATATTCCAAAAATAAAAAGTGTCGCTACTGATTTTTGTAAATTATTGCAAAGAGTGTTTGTTTTTTGTTGTTTATTATATACCACCAAGATTACCTCCAGCCAATTGGATAATCTAAAGCTGTTTTTTTAAAAAGAAATTCAGCCTAAATGTGCAACCATGCACAATTATATAAACATTTCTTTATTTACGCCGTTAACTTGCGAATATGAAAAGTTCATCATAATGAGGAAATAACAAAACAGAGTTGCAAGCTAACGATTAAGAAAAAAGAAAAATAAGAAAGGATTTTAGAATCCTTTCACTTATGTGTGTAATAAGCTACAACTTCATCGTCAACAGAGTCGATACGGCAGAAACCGAATCTTTCGAACTGAACTATCTTATCAAGTTCTGTTGTAACTTGCTTTTCGCCGATACCGGTAAACTCTCCGTCAGGTGACATTACTTTTACAGTAACACCATCCATTGGAGCCCAGTGGATGATTCTCATCTTTTCCTTTTTCACGGACTCGATTGAATCTCCGATATGCTTTGCCTGCAGAGGTTCTGTGGAAGTTATCTCCACATTAAAAAGGTCCTTAAGTCTGAGTTTTGAACCTACCTGGAATTTTTCAGCATCCTCACTGCAGATATACACCTTATCAGCAACGTCTATCTCACGGCATCCTCTGTCTTCTGTTGGATGTAGTGAAGGATTCACTGTGCATGGTTCTGTATCTGTGATTTCTATTTCAACCGGATCCCATACAAAGAAATACCTGTTTGCAATTGGGTCAACAAGCTTGCGGTTCTCTGCATAAAGTGTGTCCATACTGATGCTGACATCAGTTTCTCCGACACCCATTTCAATGAAGAACTTGCGAATAGCTTCAGGAAGAATACCTCTCCTGCGCATTGCACGGAGTGTTGGGAGACGTGGATCGTCCCAACCAGAGTACTCACCATCTTCAATAGACTTACGCAATGCACTGGTACTGAACTTACCAAACTCGTGCATCTTCACACGACCCCAGTGAGTTGTTTTCGGATATTCCCAGCCAAGATAATTGTAGATATATGTCTGACGTTTCTCACTGTCCATCAGGTCTTTACCCCTGATAATGTGGGTCATTCCAAGTTCATGGTCCTCAATGGCGCCTTCAAAGTCAAGAAGTGGCCAGACACAGTACTTGTCATCTACTTCCGGACGTGGATGAGGAACCTTAACAATCCTGAATGCTCCAAAATCACGGAGAGCAGGATCCTTGTGAGTAATATCAGTCTTTATACGAAGGACAGCAGATTTCTCCTCATACTCCCCGGCAAGCATCT from Methanolobus tindarius DSM 2278 harbors:
- a CDS encoding ketopantoate reductase family protein, with product MKVLILGAGAVGLTLAAKLSSVCDVHAVCRQRHADKINSDGFKMTGIWGETTCKFSCSEDAREDDYDYIFISSKSTATESICEQFADVIKGREVISMQNGIGNEEIIARYTDKVIGGTIITGFEWAGDAQIHVSVETGPMNLGRFPSGLDESVIRLVELVKSAGIQVSGSENIMSSVWSKVLYNSALNPLGAVMGVPYGKLENSHAWTIIENIVHEAFKVTEAEGVVLPWKTAEEYLAFLHDFQLPNTAEHHSSMYQDITSGRKTEIDFLNGAIVSRAKKLGIDAPYNTFISEQIRFMEALQAEKLQKT
- a CDS encoding serine--tRNA ligase, with translation MDFKFRLECALKTSADATQVAEVVDAYIHEANHSILTKGAPEGQGAKVTGWKVEGDRIKLIIESGRHVRVHDALLRMRKPLAGKLGKEFKIGIRGVEVESFTIEVPSEKELPPMKIPYVTEMTYTDGIIKLVLDVDESAMSNRVPDRILSLMEDKIEQQSYGGKTEHWNILWQSEKKDHKFNEDPTKAMMEAGWLKRGASRGQWIHGPQSTRMFRTFERIVLEELLEPLGYREMIFPKLVPWEVWQKSGHAKGVYPEIYYVCPPKTRDPEFWEEVIDHYKVTLEVPTSLIKEKIGDPIGGMCYAQCPPFWTYLQGETVPTDEFPIKVFDRSGTSHRYESGGIHGMERVDEFHRIEILWVGNKEQVIKTANELHEKYMYIFNEILDLEWRKAWVTPWFMAQEGLTGVSEQTEAGTTDYEAVLPYRGEDAEWLEFQNVSVNGNKYPSGFNVKCQSGEELWSGCSGVGLERWASAFFAQKGIDPENWPEEFRKRAGEIPRGIKFL
- a CDS encoding YbgA family protein; translation: MESHPKCSFSRPIIVISRCLGFDNCRYDGQIVSFPLAEAMKPFVELIDVCPEYDIGLGIPREPILIVEDTEADVSNRKLIQPATGIDLTDKMTSFSRFYLEKLDDFDGFILKSKSPSCGIGTTKVFPDTETEEYTHHEGNGFFAETVVHRYPEIPVIDEEQFKDPMKRDHFLTQVFVLASFRDASVSCKHHTLVQFHTANKLLFMAYEKRTMTAMGNIIANRDNLPVEKVYEDYSKLLTQIISETPQSGHVINALMHSFGYFSRHLSAGEKFWFMQQLQKLRTDGSLIFELRQWFMVMAEKYDVEYLSKQTLFCPYPPELSV
- the thiM gene encoding hydroxyethylthiazole kinase, with product MKNPLESIRESKPLVHHITNWVTIYDCANITRAFGALPIMAHAPEECADMTGISTVFVLNIGTLTTELIDAMLLSAKAANEKDMPVVLDAVGVGATKFRDEMAAKILDSVRVDIIKGNYSEIAKLAGENAITRGVEATSIEADPKKVAKEFAKARSCVVVMTGVEDIISDGERTFVVKNGHALMGSIVGTGCMAASIIGSFAGVNSDLCEAAKDALCYFGIAGQLAAEKSEGPGTFKMYLYDEVYNLSDKKAQSMMNFEEC
- a CDS encoding uracil-DNA glycosylase, whose product is MAVRSVSKLVEQGFEAVEKEILECKDCQLHETVTNKVISKGSRTPSVVFVGEAPGKNEDETGVPFCGRAGKNLDGMIEYMGLSGDEYAVINTIKCRPPKNRNPLKSEIKACKPFLEAQIQLLNPKVIILLGNTAEKAFCDGDKLEWGVPKAVDGKYTLLKIYHPAALIYQRSRIEEQNTLIDNNRHLWELE
- a CDS encoding NosD domain-containing protein; this translates as MAVFVSSASAATLTVGPGETYTSISSAVTAVSSGDTILVKPGIYSEIVDLQYKTDVIIMSESANQVDTMVAGFDANYARNVTITGFNINGTLLGGSYGIYSYEGRNLTIEKNTISGYLTGNGIIIKNANYNLFADNTITNNKYGVYIDSSYYGTSSYNTITGNNISFNTDYGIVFNDMYISNNLFYNNYLMNRYNHFSASAVSIWNTTRSPGVNIIGGSYMGGNYWGRPDGTGFSQTHIDADADGICDEAYVYGADVDYFPLGGFAPIGDVSGLDESAVGTEWIVWNWTNPSDSMFNHSMVYLDGVFLTNTSEESFNATGLSDSTKYEIGIKTVDVLGNVKPIWVNDTATTLDGTAPASVIGLNESETGYTWINWSWTNPADLDFNHSIVYIDGTISGITSTESFNATGLVQDTVYEIVIMTVDTSGNINSTSVKDTAKTDLQIVTPVTTSTGSSSKKSSGGSTGTSLRIISPEETSEDETVDKQNAGVADLEETPLQSTPEEPSDVGNEGAETGSTAGSLVEKTESNSTPGFSILVGMVCMLSIVLIHRRKD
- a CDS encoding glutamate--tRNA ligase — protein: MTLTDDDKKTIEKYALQNAVKYGQAPQIGAVMGRVMGECAHLRPMAKEVGPVIQEVLAEVAKETPEEWQARLEAIAPELIEELNTKKEPDKGLKALDVEEGQQVVMRFAPNPNGPPTLGSTRGIVVNSEYVKKYGGKFIIRFDDTDPQTKRPMMEAYDWYVDDCKWLGADPDEIVIASDRIPMYYDYARKLIEMGKAYVCFCDGADFKKFKDAKEACPHRDLSPQENLMHWDKMLAGEYEEKSAVLRIKTDITHKDPALRDFGAFRIVKVPHPRPEVDDKYCVWPLLDFEGAIEDHELGMTHIIRGKDLMDSEKRQTYIYNYLGWEYPKTTHWGRVKMHEFGKFSTSALRKSIEDGEYSGWDDPRLPTLRAMRRRGILPEAIRKFFIEMGVGETDVSISMDTLYAENRKLVDPIANRYFFVWDPVEIEITDTEPCTVNPSLHPTEDRGCREIDVADKVYICSEDAEKFQVGSKLRLKDLFNVEITSTEPLQAKHIGDSIESVKKEKMRIIHWAPMDGVTVKVMSPDGEFTGIGEKQVTTELDKIVQFERFGFCRIDSVDDEVVAYYTHK
- the thiE gene encoding thiamine phosphate synthase, translating into MTDKRVLLDEIDFYLVTDSGLSKKGTLSDVEKAVAAGCRIIQYREKSISTKDMILEAEQIKALCGSESIFLVNDRVDVALAVDADGVHIGQDDMPMDAARDLLGPDKIIGLTVHNVEEALEAERMGADYVGLSPIFNTSTKKDAGDGIGPESIRPVKDAIKIPIVAIGGINKKNSESVIIGGADSLVAISAIVCSDDVEKETREFIDLIQRTRSQI
- a CDS encoding 30S ribosomal protein S3ae, which codes for MARKVQRKLDKWKSKTWYNVETPEFISRTNIGVTPAEEPEQLIGRIVETTVGEIANDFTKHNTKLRLEIDNVSGDIANTRFLGHEITTDYLRSIVKRQTSRIDANLDVKTKDGYVIRVKPICFTVKRARTSQIKGIREVMAKIVLERAAELNFEQFIEEAIMGKLSANIYRNAKSIYPLRRVEIRKTEVKTVPAKV